Genomic segment of Paenalkalicoccus suaedae:
ATTAATCACAGAAGGTGAAGAAGAGATGTTCTCGTATTCCGTAGAATTGAATCAAGAGCTTCTAAACGAAGAAGGTCAGATCGAAGCACCTGTTGAAGAAGGACAAGTTATCGGGCAAATGATCGTGGAGTTTACGGGAGAAGAGCAACCTAGCTATCTTCCTGGTCTCGAAAATACGTCTAACAGTGTGGACATTGTTACCACTTCTTCTGTAGAGCGTGCTGGTTGGTTTAGCCTAACAATGCGTAATATTGGAGACTTTTTCTCTGGTTTATGGGGCAGTGTAACCGATACCGTACGTGGTTGGCTCTAATTATCGGAAAATATTCATCTTTTATCGCAATATTTCTATTACTAGACTAGTGTTTTTCGTTATAATGGAAGGTATGAATCACTTGGGATCCACTGTGAGACCAAAATAAAAGGGAATCATCTTTGAAAGGGGATCATCATGGAAAAACGTGTAGGTACTGATCGAGTTAAGCGTGGTATGGCAGAAATGCAAAAGGGCGGCGTTATCATGGACGTTGTCAATGCAGAACAGGCAAAAATTGCGGAGGAAGCTGGAGCAGTTGCAGTAATGGCACTTGAGCGAGTTCCTTCTGATATACGTAAAGCTGGCGGAGTTGCCCGTATGGCAGATCCAACAATCGTAGAAGAAGTACAAAATGCAGTATCGATCCCAGTAATGGCGAAAGCTCGTATTGGGCATATTGTAGAGGCGCGCGTTCTTGAAGCAATGGGCGTAGACTACATTGATGAGAGTGAAGTTTTAACTCCTGCTGATGAGGTATTCCACTTAAACAAGCGTGACTTTACCGTTCCATTTGTATGTGGTGCGCGTAACCTTGGAGAAGCAGCACGTCGTATTGGCGAAGGTGCATCTATGCTTCGTACAAAAGGTGAGCCAGGTACTGGTAACATCGTAGAAGCTGTACGTCACCAGCGTCTTGTTCAGTCTCAAGTATTAAAGGTCGTAAACATGTCTGAAGACGAGCTTATGACAGAAGCACGTGATCTTGGTGCACCTTATGAGATCCTGCTTGAAATTAAGCGTTTAGGACGTCTTCCTGTTGTTAACTTTGCTGCAGGTGGTATTGCAACTCCTGCGGATGCAGCGCTTATGATGCACTTAGGATCAGACGGAGTATTCGTTGGTTCTGGTATCTTTAAGTCAGAAAGCCCAGAGAAGTTTGCTAAGGCGATTGTGGAAGCTACTACTCACTACCAAGATTATGGACTAATCGTTGAGCTTTCGAAAAACCTAGGAAGCGCAATGCCAGGAATCGATATTGCAACACTCGAGCAACGAGATCGTATGCAAGAGCGAGGCTGGTAAACGCTATTAAATAAAAGGAGTTTTGAGCATCATGACAAACATTGGAGTTTTAGCGCTACAAGGGGCCGTGCGTGAGCATGTAGTGGCACTTGAAGCACCAGACGTGAATATAATCGTGGTCAAAAAAGTAGAGCAACTAGCTGAGATTGATGGACTTGTCTTCCCAGGTGGTGAGAGCACTACAATGCGACGATTAATTAACCAGTACGGCTTTTATGAACCATTAAAAGAGTTTGCGGCTAGTGATAAGCCGATTTTCGGTACATGTGCAGGCGCAATTTTAATGGCAACAGAAATTGTCGGACAGGATGAGCCGCATTTATCTGTGATGGAGATGACTGTAGAGCGTAATGCGTTTGGTCGTCAGCGTGAGAGCTTTGAAGCGATCCTACCTATGAAGGGGATTGGCGATGATGTTCAAGCTATCTTTATCCGAGCTCCAATCATTCGCTCTGTAGGAGATCAAGTAGAAGTGCTTGCTACCTATGAGGGGGACATTGTAGCAGCTAGAGAAGGACATTTCCTTGCTTGCTCGTTCCATCCAGAATTAACAGAAGATCACCGTATGCATCAATATTTTGTTGAAATGGTACGTAATGCTTTCGTGACAGCTTGATTTTCTTTTAAAAGCTGTGTATGATTACGTGTAGATGAAACGCGAAGATAGGAAATAGTAGCGGATGCTATGTTTCTCAAGAGAGCCGATGGTTGGTGTGAATCGGTGAAACATACCCGTGAATCCATCCTGGAGTGGCTGGCGACGAGTCGGCACGGCAATCCACCGTTATCCGGATTAAGCCGGAGAGGGATGTATCCTCTCAACTAGGGTGGTATCGCGGGTTAGCTCTCGTCCCTGATTACAAGTGTAGTCAGGGGCGGGAGCTTTTTCATTTTCGCAATTTAAAAATAGAGGAGGATCATACTATGTTAGATATGAAGGTATTGCGCAGTGATTTTGCTGGCGTTAAAGAAAAGCTAGAAGCGCGGAATGAAGATATTTCTGCATTAGATCGTTTTGAAGAGGTAGATACAAAGCGTCGAGAGCTTATCCAGCAAGTAGAAGAGTTGAAGAGCCGTCGTAATACGGTATCTCAAGAGATCTCTAAGATGAAAAAGGAAAAGCAGGATGCATCTGAGGTTATTGCAGAAATGCAAAAGGTATCAGCAGATGTAAAGAAGTTAGACGAAGAGCTTCGTGCGATCGAAGAAGACATGCAACTCATTTTATTGTCTATTCCAAATATTCCTCACGAGAGTGTTCCAGTCGGAGCAACAGAGGATGACAATATCGAGGTTCGCACGTGGGGAGAGACTCCAAGCTTTGATTTTGAAGAGAAGGCACACTGGGATCTTGTTACAGAGCTAAACATCGTCGATTTTGAGCGAGCAGCTAAAGTAACGGGTAGCCGTTTTGCCTTTTACAAAGGGCTTGGAGCAAGGTTAGAGCGTGCACTTATTAACTTTATGATGGATCTACACCAAGAAGAGCATGGCTATGAGGAAGTTCTTCCGCCATACATGGTTAACCGCGATAGCATGACAGGTACAGGTCAGCTTCCTAAATTCGAGGAAGATTCTTTTAAAATTCGTGAAGAAGATTACTTCTTAGTTCCAACAGCAGAAGTGCCAGTAACAAATATGCACCGCGATGAGATGATGACAGTAGAAGAGCTCCCTAAACAATATGTTGCCTATAGTGCATGCTTCCGTTCTGAAGCGGGATCTGCTGGTCGCGATACTCGAGGACTTATTAGACAACACCAGTTTAATAAAGTAGAGCTTGTACAATTTGTTAAGCCTGAGGATTCTTACAAACAGCTTGAGTTATTAACGTCTCAGGCAGAGCGAGTATTACAAGAGCTCAAGCTCCCTTATCGCATCCTTAGCATGTGTACAGGAGATCTTGGTTTTACTGCAGCAAAGAAATACGACATTGAAGTATGGCTTCCGAGCTATAAAGAGTATAAAGAAATCTCTTCTTGTAGTAATTTCGAAGCATTCCAAGCTCGTCGCGCAAACATTCGTTTTAAACGTGATTCTAAAGCAAAAGCAGAGCACGTACACACGTTAAATGGATCTGGATTAGCAGTTGGACGCACAGTCGCTGCAATCATCGAAAACTATCAGCAGGCTGATGGTACGGTTGTAATTCCAGAAGTGCTACGTCCATATATGGGTAATAAAGAGGTTATAAAATAAGCGATGTAAAGCTTCATTTAACGCGACTCCTGAGACAAAGGAGTCGCGTTTCTTCATATATATATTCATTTATGACTAGCTCTTAAGAATTAACAATTACTAGAAGGATAAAAGGCATCTAACCTTGATATATCAGTGTTTACAGAAAATATGTAAAGAGGAAATAGAAATCATCTATTCGAATTTAGTGAATATTCATTCATATTTATTCGTATGACTAACTATTCGTGAGTAGAAACACTGATCCATTTTTGTTACCTGTGTTAGATCTTATTCCATACAAGATATTGCGATTTTATTCTTAAACGTACAACCGCTGTAACGTGATGAAATATAACTAAATTCATATTAAATTTTCTTAAAAATCTGTACTTTCTCTTGATTTATTGTATATAATACTCGTGCATTACTAAAAGGAAGTAAGATCTTCTTTTGTAAGGTGTTTCTAGGTCTAACGCTTTATTATCCGTTTAGTGTAAAAAAACGGTACGTTAGTTGGGTTTTTACATAATTATCAATATGATAGACTTAATCAAACCTTATATTACAATAGCGAAACGTCTCTATACGGGTGTGCATAAACTTTTGCACACTACTAATTACTTAGAGTTACGAAAAATATTCCTTTACTTTTTGTTGTCTGACTATTAAAATAATTAGTGAATATTACATATTTGTAAGGGAATATTAAAATTTATTACATATTGACAACATTTTCTATGTGTAATAAGATATATCTCACGCAAAACATTTGTTATTTTCAGAAAATATTGAAGGGTATGGTATCCTATGAGCAATCATGAGGCGCTTCTTGAGATAAAAGATTTACACACGGGATTCGATATCGGCGGGGAAACATTCCACGCGGTGAAGGGTGTATCTTTTAGCGTAAAGCCTAAGGAAGTTGTTTGTGTAGTTGGAGAGTCTGGGTGCGGTAAAAGTGTTATGTCCCTGTCCATTATGGATCTTCTCCCAAAGCACAACGGGAAGATCGATAAGGGACAGATTTTATTCAAAGGAAAAGATCTTGTTCCATTGAACGACAAAGAAATGAATAAAATCCGTGGGAAAGATATTAGCATGATCTTCCAGGAGCCAATGACTGCATTAAATCCAGTATTAACAATTGGCTATCAGATTGAAGAAGTGCTATTTAATCATACATCCACACGTAAAGAAGAGATTCGAAAGAAAAGTATATCGTTACTTAAGCAAGTAGGTATCTCTCGCGCAGAGCAAATTGTGAATGAGTATCCTCACCAGTTATCTGGTGGTATGCGTCAACGTGTCATGATTGCGATCGCTATTGCTTGTCAGCCTCAGCTGCTAATTGCAGATGAGCCAACGACGGCACTTGATGTTACTGTTCAAGCTCAAATTTTGGAACTAATCAAACAAATCCAAGATGAGGTGGGCATGGCTGTTCTTCTGATTACACACGATTTAGGTGTTGTAGCGGAGCTTGCAGACCAGGTGGTTGTTATGTACGCAGGTCAGGTTGTCGAACAAGCTGACGCTGATCGTATTTTTTATAACCCACAGCACCCTTATACAAAGTCTTTACTAGGTTCTATTCCAAAAATGGACGAGCGAGTAGAAGTACTTAATACGATTAAAGGGATCGTACCATCCCTTAAAAATATGCCGCAGAAGGGATGTCGCTTCGTCGATCGTTGTCCAGTAGCGATGGACGCTTGTCGCGAGATTGACCCTCTGCTTGGCGAAACTGAAAAAGGCC
This window contains:
- the pdxS gene encoding pyridoxal 5'-phosphate synthase lyase subunit PdxS, whose translation is MEKRVGTDRVKRGMAEMQKGGVIMDVVNAEQAKIAEEAGAVAVMALERVPSDIRKAGGVARMADPTIVEEVQNAVSIPVMAKARIGHIVEARVLEAMGVDYIDESEVLTPADEVFHLNKRDFTVPFVCGARNLGEAARRIGEGASMLRTKGEPGTGNIVEAVRHQRLVQSQVLKVVNMSEDELMTEARDLGAPYEILLEIKRLGRLPVVNFAAGGIATPADAALMMHLGSDGVFVGSGIFKSESPEKFAKAIVEATTHYQDYGLIVELSKNLGSAMPGIDIATLEQRDRMQERGW
- the pdxT gene encoding pyridoxal 5'-phosphate synthase glutaminase subunit PdxT — translated: MTNIGVLALQGAVREHVVALEAPDVNIIVVKKVEQLAEIDGLVFPGGESTTMRRLINQYGFYEPLKEFAASDKPIFGTCAGAILMATEIVGQDEPHLSVMEMTVERNAFGRQRESFEAILPMKGIGDDVQAIFIRAPIIRSVGDQVEVLATYEGDIVAAREGHFLACSFHPELTEDHRMHQYFVEMVRNAFVTA
- the serS gene encoding serine--tRNA ligase; protein product: MLDMKVLRSDFAGVKEKLEARNEDISALDRFEEVDTKRRELIQQVEELKSRRNTVSQEISKMKKEKQDASEVIAEMQKVSADVKKLDEELRAIEEDMQLILLSIPNIPHESVPVGATEDDNIEVRTWGETPSFDFEEKAHWDLVTELNIVDFERAAKVTGSRFAFYKGLGARLERALINFMMDLHQEEHGYEEVLPPYMVNRDSMTGTGQLPKFEEDSFKIREEDYFLVPTAEVPVTNMHRDEMMTVEELPKQYVAYSACFRSEAGSAGRDTRGLIRQHQFNKVELVQFVKPEDSYKQLELLTSQAERVLQELKLPYRILSMCTGDLGFTAAKKYDIEVWLPSYKEYKEISSCSNFEAFQARRANIRFKRDSKAKAEHVHTLNGSGLAVGRTVAAIIENYQQADGTVVIPEVLRPYMGNKEVIK
- a CDS encoding ABC transporter ATP-binding protein; this translates as MSNHEALLEIKDLHTGFDIGGETFHAVKGVSFSVKPKEVVCVVGESGCGKSVMSLSIMDLLPKHNGKIDKGQILFKGKDLVPLNDKEMNKIRGKDISMIFQEPMTALNPVLTIGYQIEEVLFNHTSTRKEEIRKKSISLLKQVGISRAEQIVNEYPHQLSGGMRQRVMIAIAIACQPQLLIADEPTTALDVTVQAQILELIKQIQDEVGMAVLLITHDLGVVAELADQVVVMYAGQVVEQADADRIFYNPQHPYTKSLLGSIPKMDERVEVLNTIKGIVPSLKNMPQKGCRFVDRCPVAMDACREIDPLLGETEKGHAVRCILYDASKPGQKAEVR